The Cyclobacterium amurskyense genome contains the following window.
TTAACCTTAAAAAAATACTGGACTTTAGGTGATCATAACATCACAATTCCTGAAACCCATGAAGAAAGGTTAGGAAAATTCAAAGACTTGTTTTTTTTATCTGTTAAAGACAGGATGAGAACCAATAAGCGGCTTGGTCTTGAGCTCAGTGGTGGCTTGGACTCTACAGGTATCGGGGGGGCATTGATGACCTATTTGGGCAAAGGAGGTGATCTGTCCTGTTATAGTTTTGGTAAAGCCCTTCAGCCTACCCAAGAAATAGATAAATTTGATGAAGGGGATCTAATGCACGAGTTTTGTAAAGAAAACGGCCTTCTTTCTAAGTGGCGAAAATTCGATGAGCGGGATTTTACGGTGAAGGATCATTTAAATTTAATGACGAAAGTACAGGATGAGGTAGATATGAATTTTTTACCCACCCTTACCGCTGCCTTTTTAAAACAAGCCAAAAAAGAAAAAATTGGAGTTATGTTTTCAGGCTGGGGTGGAGACATGGCAGCCACCCTCACTTTAGGTGGCTTTTATAGGCCATTGGCAATAAAAAAAAGATATTGGGCGCTGTGGAAAGACATTAGAAGAAAGCATGATGTTCCCATGGCTTTTATTAAATGGCTTTACTTTTCAATCAAATTTTTGCAAGGGGACTCAGTTCTTAAAACGTATAAAGAAAAAAGCAAAAAAAAGTATGCTTCTAGCCCTTTGAAAAGAAAAATAATAGAAAAGCACCAACTTCTGGACAGGGAGCCTTCCATATACAAAGTGAAATCTACGATAGAGATAAGCGATTACCTAAGCACTTATCTTACTGAGGTTGGAATCAATAAACGCATAGTAGACCATGGCTTGGTTGGTCGTCATTTCGGGGTGGATTACAGGTTTCCTATGATGGACCTCAGGCTATTGGAATACATATATGCGCTACCAATCGATACGATAACCTACCAAGGTAAGAGCAGGTATCTATTTACAGAAATCATCCGGCCTTATATTCCCAATGGAGTTATTGACAAAAGAAAGAGTAAGGTGCCATCAGTCCCTTTTACCAAGGCATTTCAAAGGGATGCCTTAGATGAAATAATTGCCTTTGTTCAAGCTAATTTTGATGAATTAGAGAATATGACCTATTTGGATAGCGATAAAGCTCTAAGCATCTTAAAAAAACCTGACCCAGGAAATTTTGGGACATTATCAAAGTTGATGTTTTATATTATCAAAAAAAAATCGAATGTTTAAGACGTGGAATTAGCTTCACCGAAAACAAAACGAAAGGTTGTTTTCCAAATAAATAAGACTCTCTTCATGTGAAAGCGCATTAGCCACGACTTTTTCATTGAAAGTTATAATTTTTTC
Protein-coding sequences here:
- a CDS encoding asparagine synthetase B family protein, translated to MTAFFGFTGKGDFLEQMATPLRHWSADREGKFTSKQLSLGCLEMYTIPESVLAPQPFRHENFIIVGDCRIDNREALRKILKLKPDQVMADLEFIVRLYAKKGKETPKLLIGDFAFIIWDSKKEELFGARDQLGIKIFYYAIQQEQLVFASEIKGILAYPGMSKEFNELVLATTFSLDGPSSSEGTLYNAIDAQPAGTWMHFKAGTLTLKKYWTLGDHNITIPETHEERLGKFKDLFFLSVKDRMRTNKRLGLELSGGLDSTGIGGALMTYLGKGGDLSCYSFGKALQPTQEIDKFDEGDLMHEFCKENGLLSKWRKFDERDFTVKDHLNLMTKVQDEVDMNFLPTLTAAFLKQAKKEKIGVMFSGWGGDMAATLTLGGFYRPLAIKKRYWALWKDIRRKHDVPMAFIKWLYFSIKFLQGDSVLKTYKEKSKKKYASSPLKRKIIEKHQLLDREPSIYKVKSTIEISDYLSTYLTEVGINKRIVDHGLVGRHFGVDYRFPMMDLRLLEYIYALPIDTITYQGKSRYLFTEIIRPYIPNGVIDKRKSKVPSVPFTKAFQRDALDEIIAFVQANFDELENMTYLDSDKALSILKKPDPGNFGTLSKLMFYIIKKKSNV